The Fervidobacterium pennivorans DNA segment ACGTCGAATTGTTCCTCGACATTACCGAATGGCATTGTTCCAGCGATTTTTCCAGCAGGAGTTGTAGGTGAGTGTTGACCACCTGTCATTCCATAAATCATGTTATTGTATATTATGACTGTTAGATTTATGTTTCTTCTACACGCATGAATGAAATGATTGCCACCAATAGCTGTAATGTCTCCATCTCCACCCATCACAACAACCTTGAAATCCGGTCTTGCGAGTGCTACTCCTGTTGCAAAAGCTATAGCTCTACCATGCAGCGTGTGCATCGTGTTAAAATCAAGATAACCTGTCGATCTTGATGAACAACCTATTCCAGAAACAACGGCTGTCTGATCAGGGTCCAAACCGGTCTGGTCATAAGCTTCCAAAAAGCTTTTGAGTATTATTCCGTTCCCGCAACCTGGACACCATACCGTGGGCCATCTATCTTCCCTTATGTACTTGAGCAGCTTATCTACCTTCACTCTCTCCACCTCCACACACTTCTATTCCACACGTTTTGAAAAAGAAATCGGTCAAAGGATCTGGGTAGCCTTCAATGTACACTACTCTCTTAATGCCAGCATTGATTATAAGGCGTGCGCAAACCGAACATGGCTTGTGAGTCACATAAATTGCGGCACCCGCTGTCGAAATCCCAAATTTTGCGGCTTGCATAAGTGCGTTCTGCTCAGCGTGTAAACCGTAGCAGATTTCTTGATTCCTGCCTGATGGGATATCCAAATCATCCCTGATGCAACCTATCTGATCGCAATGTGGAAACCCAGAAGGTGGTTGATTGTAACCGGTTGCTAGGATTCGTTTGTCCTTTACTATTAGAGCACCAACTTTTCTGTGAATACAAGTGGACCTTTCTGCAATTAACCTGGCTAATCTTTTGAAATAGTCGTCCCAGCTCTCTCTTTCATCTTTTGACTCTTTTATGGTAACATTTTTAAGGTATGACTCCAAATCCATAACTTCACCTCTTTTGTCTATCAGACCAAACATTTAAGATTAGTGACTAATTTTATTTTAAACCAATTAGTAAATAATATCAACTGATAGCAAAATTTACGAACTAGAGCAAGGGGGCGTAAATGTGGAAAAGTTCGAAATTTCAGTTGTTAGAGCAGAAATTGGTAGTATTTTAATATTTACAAGAAACAACATATGTGAACAAATTCAACTGATTGAAGAGGTTTTACCGGAATATGGGGACAACATATTCACAAGACAGATTAAGGAGTATCTTAGTGGTGAAAGGAAGGTTCTTGACTTCCCAGTTAAGTATTCAACTGGAGTTGTCTTTGAAAAGATTTGGTCATATTTGAAAGAAAATGTGACTTATGGTAAAATCATAACATACGGTGAACTGGCTAAAATATGTGGTACAAATGCAAGAGTTGTCGGATATGCTATGGCATCAAACCCACTACCTTTGTATATCCCGTGTCATAGAGTTGTTGCCAAAAATTCTATTGGTGGGTTTACAGCGAGAAATGGTAAATCTATGATTAAGTGGAAAGAATATCTTTTGAAGCTGGAGGGATCACTTTGAAGAAATTCTTGTTCACATTATTTTTAACATTTTTCTTTTTGTCCCTGTTTACACCTCTTGTGATCTACAACAGATATACTGCAAATCTCTCAGCGCCACAGAACAAAATTCCAACAAGCCTGGTTGTTGAATATTCTGACGGGACACCATTGTACAGTCCAAAGACTGTTTGGGTTGATTTTGATGATATTCCAGTACTCGTTAAGGACAGTGTGATAGTATCTGAAGATAAGAGGTTTTACACTCACAGTGGTGTCGACCTTATAGGAGTAGCTAGGGCTCTTTTTACGATAATCACCACCGATGAAATTCAAGGTGGAAGCACCATTACTCAACAGTTAGCAAGAACTTTGTATCTCTCACAGGAGAGGACTTGGAAACGCAAGATAAAAGAGGCAATTATTGCACTTTGGTTGGAACAAAATTACTCAAAAAACGAGATTTTGGAAATGTATATTAACTCCGTGTATTTAGGGAATGGAGTGTACGGTTTCCCAGCGGCTGCGAAATTTTACTTTAACAAAACTCTCGAACAACTAACACCTCTTGAAATTGCAATGCTCACAGCAACTCTTAGATCCCCGGAGAAGGCTAATCCGTTGAAAGAGCTAAATAAGGATTTCACAAAAAACGTTCTGAGAAAGATGAAAGAAGCTGGAGTATTAACTGAACTTGAATATTCCCGTGCACTAGAAGAACTTAGAAACATAACTATAAAAAGTACAAATGATTTTGCACGCTCATTTGACCAGGACCTTTTCTGGATAGTTATTACAGAACTCAAAGAGCTTGGATTCGAAATTGGAGACCTAAGGAATGGCTTCAGAGTTAGGACCACAATTGATAAAAAGTTGCAAGAGCTTTTAGTTTCTAACATCACAAAAGACCAATGGGCAGGATTGATAGTTGAGCACACAACTGGAAAAATAAGGGCGGCGTATGGACTCGGCATAATTAACGGGCGTCGACAGCTTGGTTCGGCTATAAAACCGTTCTACTATTACCTTGCATTTATGGCAGGATACAATCTTGATGACATTCTTTTAGACAAGCCAATCAAAATTGGTCGATGGGAGCCTGAAAACTTTGATAAGAAATTCAGAGGACAGGTTACTATTGAATATGCGCTCGCACATTCTTTGAACATACCATCCATCGATTTGTTTTTGAAACTTGGACAAGGAAATGTTACGAATTTTCTAAAAAACACATTAATGATATCAGGTTTTTATCCTAACGACGCTACCTTGGCACTCGGAACTTTAGAAACATCAGTTGCCGATGTTGCGCAAGGTTATTCAGCGATATTCACTGGTGGTTTAGTCATCAAACCACGCATTGTTGAGTACGTCAAGGATAAGAATGGGTACGTATACTATTCTTACACCCCTGCTTTAGTAAACGTTGTTAAACCTCCTAAGGGCTTTGATAAAAGGACACCACTCGAAGCTTCTATTCTGACACTCAGAGCTATGGAAAAAGTAGTTACCGAAGGAACTTCTCGGTCTGCACAAATGCCTGGAAGAAAAATATACGGAAAATCAGGTTCCGCAGAAAACTATGCATGGTTTGTTGGAGGTGATGGGAAATACCTGTTTATACTGGCGAGGGATAACGTAAAGGAAGTCAGTGGTCTTGTTGTAACCCCAAAGTGGAGAGAGATAGCTGTTAAAACTGAAATAGGATACACTCCTATTTCTTTACCTATTAACAGTAAGATTCAAAGATTCAACGTTATGGGAGATTCCGAAACCCTTGCGGAACCTAAAACTGTTACAGGTGAGGTTTCAGAAAATGCTACAGTTAATCAACAAGAAGTAGCAACATCAACTGTTTTTCAGGAAACAAATCAGGACAATCTGGTAAAAATGTCTCGGGAAGAAATCATTTCCCGGGTGAAAACATCATCAATTACAGCAAACGAGCTTGTTGAAGTTTTGAAATCGTACAGTCCAGATGAAAGAAGAGCCATCCTTTCTGAAGTAAATTCGTTGTCCCAAGAACTTGCCGCAGAAGTCTATCAAAAACTTTTGGATCAAGGTATAGAGTTTTAAATACACCGGAGGTGTTAGGAAATGAAATTTTTCTACAACCTGGAGAGAAAGGATAACTTCGAATACATAGTCTTAAGGGTCGAAGAGAATAATTTGTCAGGAACAGGGGCAATACTACCAATTAGGAAAAACGGTGAAAACTACAAAATTTTCATGGGTGTAATTGAAGAATATAGAAGCATTGTTGAAAAACTACACTGCGAAGATGTCTTTGTCATTACCGGTATACTCGAAGAACATTTTCCAAACCATCCTAAGGTTAAATTCGCCATCCAAGCAGCGGTACTTGAACTGTTCTCCAAAAAATACAAACTTGATATCAACAAACTCTTAGGAGGGCTGAAGTCAACCAAAAATGAGTTGTGTGGTGAACGACTTTTCCCTGAGTACTTGGGCGATGTCTTTCATGCAAAATACTATCCAGAAACCAAAAAAGAAACGAATACGACTTTTGTCCTAACAAAATATCCAAATAACGAGATGGATACTATCCTCAGTGCGCTTTCCTCAAATTATGAGTATCTGGAGGTGATTTCTTGGAGAGAACTTTTATAATACTCAAACCAAACGCAGTTAGAAGAGGGCTTATCGGAGAAATATTGAAGCGATTTGAACAAAGAGGAATAAAAATCGTTGGTCTCAAGTTTCTTTGGATGACACAGGAACAGTGTGAAAAACTGTATGAGCCCCACAAAGGTAAACCGTTTTACGAAGAGCTTGTAAATTTCATGATGAGTGGTCCCGTTGTAGCAGTAGTCGTTGAAGCACCAAGGGTAATAGAAATGGTAAGACACATAGTTGGAGCAACTGACCCACTCAAAGCCGAGGCAGGAACAATAAGGGGAGAGTTTGCATTAACGGTCACTAAGAACCTCATTCACGCAAGTGATTCCGTAGAAAACGCCGAAAGAGAAATGTCAATATTCTTCTCGCCAGAGGATTTGATTGAGTATAAACTTGATATACAAGACGATATTTGATAAAAAGACATTTGAAAAATTGAAAACCTGGGGGGCACCCCAGGTTTTATTTCATTTATTCTCCCCATCACTCTTGAGCAGGTTTGCTAACGCGTATCGTAACTTCATAAGCTACGAAAAACGTCACAAGAGCCGAAACAAAACCAGCTATTGGATTATCAAATATACCGGCAATTAAATAACCCACAGCAGAGACTACCATAACAAAAATAGCGTAAGGAAGCTGTGTAGCAACGTGCTCAAGATGCGGACAACCCGCTCCTGTTGAAGATAAAATCGTAGTATCTGATATAGGTGAACAATGGTCTCCGAAAATGGCACCACCAATCGAGGCGCCAACTGTAACAAGTGCGCTGTTCAAAAGGTTAGCACCTATTTTCTCAGCAAGTGCAATAGCTATTGGCATAGCAACAGGAATCATTATCGCAAACGTTCCCCAGCTTGTCCCTGTAGCGAAAGAAATAGCGGCTGCGACTATAAACACAACAGTCGGTAAAGCCCACAACGGAAAACCACCGCTTGTGACCAGATGAGCAAGATACTTCGAAAGTCCCAGTCCACCATCTTCCGGGGAACTTTTAATAACCGTTCCTATCGTCCAAGCAAGGGTCAATATGACAAGCGCTGGAACCATCGATTTTATACCACTGACAATAGCTTCCCCGACTTTTTGGACTGTAAGTAATCCTCTTACCATAAAGTATATCGATGCAAAAACTAATGTAAACAACGAGGCGTAAAATAGGGCTTTGGATGCATCTGTGTTATTAAACGCCTCTTTGAGCGTCATAGATTTCACAGCTTCTGAAAATGTATGTATGTTTTCTCCATCTATTGCACCAAGGTATGTAGTAACCGGGAAGAAAATCACCGCAAGTCCAACAAGAACAAGTATTGGCAAAATCATATCGATTGCTCTAGCACGTTCCTTGACAACTATACCTTCTTTAACTTCACCTGTTGGTTGACCAAATTCCTCGTTGTAAAGTCCCAAACCTTTGAGCGCTCGGTCTTCACTTTTTGCCATTGGTCCGAAGTCCTTTCTGAGTATGGTTTGAAGAACCATAAGTATTGCCAGTATCGCGTATAGATTTATAGGTATGAGTAGGATAAAGAATGTGAATTCACTGACACCAAGCTTTGAAAATCCATCTGAACCTTTGATGATACTCATTATAGTAACCACCCAACTTGAAATAGGTGCCAAGACGCTTACCGGAGCAGCTGTTGAATCCAGTATATATGCGAGTTTTGCCCTTGAAATCCTTTGTTCATCAGTAACAGGTCTCATAACAGTTCCTATTGTTAAGGAATTAAAATAATCATCAATGAATATGAAGATACCAAAAAGCCATGTTATTATGAGCGTCCCCTTTCTACTCTTAACCTTCGAAGCCATCCATTTTCCAAAGGCATTTGCGGCACCTGTTGCCTGCATCAGACCAACAAAAGCGCCAAGGAGCGCACAGAACAATATGATTCTTATGTTCCACCCATCGTTAAGTGAATTAGCAATACCGTCCGTAGCATCAATTAAAGCAGTAACAGGGTTCCAACCGTTTACAATAAGATATCCTGCAAACACTCCTGCAAAGAGAGAAAAGATAACCTCTTTAGTCAAAAGTGCCAACGTTACGGTAATAACTGGTGGTAACAAGCTCAGCCAACCATAATGTTCCATCTTTTCCCCTCCTTCCAGTGTAATGTGAAATAAATAGCATATATAGTTGTTTTGCTAGATTATACCACTTTTCAGTTACAAAACAAAGCAGGGATTACAATTTTCTGTAAATATCTATCAACTTTGCTATTTACTGAGTTTGTAATTACCACATATCTGTGGTATAATTATCTTAGTAATGTACTTGGTTTATTCACATGGTTTAAGAAATTTTGGAGGTGTGAACATGACAGGGAAAGAACTTTTCAATATCGCTATCAAGGTGGAATCGACGGGTTACACTTACTACTCCAAATTATCCGAAAAAGCTACCGGACAACTCAAAGAATTCTTCAAAGAACTTGCAGAGCAAGAAAGAGAACATGCAAGAAGATTCGAGGAACTAATGAAGAAGTATCAAGAAGACCCATCATTGGCAACATGGCAAAATGAAGAAGTGAGCGGCTATGCAGAAACTTATGCAAAAGCTTTTATCTTCCCGGAGATTGAAAACGAAACAGTCCCGGAAACTATTTTTGGGGCTTTGAGAAAAGCTATAGAGGTTGAAAAAGATTCGATAATTTACTATAACGAAATCAAGCAAATAGTTCCAGACCCAAAACCTGTTGAAGAAATCATCAACGAGGAAAAAGAACACCTTAGAAAGTTGTCCGAAAAACTTCAAAGCGAGGATTTATCAACGTACAGTGAAGGAAGCATGATTTAACAACAAATAACCGTAAAAAAGAACCCGGGCAACCGGGTTCTTATTAATACATTTACATGTAAAGCTGGGATGTTGCTGTGGATTTGTCAAACTTATATAAAATGGGAAAATTTTCCAACGTAGTTTTTTGGTCAGTACTTTTTTACTTGAATCTTTTTCTCTGTTCTCTTTTATTCTCCATAGAAATAACACTCTCTCTAGTTGGGGACGTCATGTTTCACATGCCTACTGTAAATTCCGCGTATTCAAACGGGAAGTACCATTTTGAAAACATCTTTGAACACGTAAAAAAATATATTGAAAAAAGCGATATCGCCTTTTGTAACCTTGAGACTACTCTTGGAGGGTATCCGTATACCGGGTATCCACGTTTTTCCTCACCTGATGAAGTGCTTGATGCTTTGAAATATGCAGGGTTCGATATTATTAACGTAGCTAATAACCACATGCTTGATAGAGGCGTCTTTGGTTTGAGAAAAACACTCGAACAAATAAAAAGACGAGGATTAATATACGTAGGCGCACGTTTTACACCACTTGAGAAACTCTACAAAATTGTTGAAGTGAAAGGTCTTAGGATTTCATTTGTTTCGTTCACTTATTCAACAAATGGAATCCCTATCGATGAAAAGTACAAATATATGTTTATGTATATTTCGAAACAAACGCTTTTGTCAATTCTTGATGAAATGAAAAAGATATCAGAAGTGGTAATAGTCTATTTTCACTACGGGAACGAATACCAAACCGCTCCTACAAAAGAACAAATAGAACTCGCATATCTTGCATTGGACAACGGTGCAGATATGGTTATCGCAAGCCATCCACACGTTCTTCAACATGTAGAACTCGTAGAATACGGTCCAAAGACAAAACTCATAGCTTACTCACTTGGTAATTTTCTTTCAAACATGACAGCACCTGGCACAGACGAAGGAGTTATACTGAATATAACCTATCATCCCGTAAAAGGTGTTCTTAACGTAAATCCTATTTTGACCTGGGTTCACAGATACACAGTAGCAAACAAATTCTATTACAGGATATTACCTGTTGGAGATTATCTTGCATCCACTGATCGATTTTTGAGCAAAACAGATATTAAAAGGCTATCGCAAATAGCTCAGAAAAAATTGGTTGAAAGGAAGGGTAAACGACAGCCAACTTCAACTAATTTCATTAAGAGCACAACGCCTCTGAAAAATTATTTCTACAATCAACTTATGAACTCTCTAACATTTTCTTACTGACCCGAAGAGACCTTAGAGTGCTTCTGAATCCTTATCGATAATCAATAAAAAAAGAGGACGACTTCTTGTCGTCCTCTCTTTTGGCTCCGGCGGAGGGACTCGAACCCCCAGCCTAGTGGTTAACAGCCACCCGCTCTGCCGGTTGAGCTACGCCGGAACACATTTCACATATCAATTTCCATTATACCACATTCGTAAAACTTGTCAAGACCTAACTTTTTTGAAGGTTTGTTTTTCGATTTTGCGTTAAAATGATATTATAAAACCTTTTTCTTGTCAAGAGCTGTTTTTTGGGAAGTAACTGAAGACATCAGTTAAACAGAGAATAAAACTGTATTTAACGTTAAAGAAGTTGAATTTTCACAAGCTGGACGGTATAATTATATTAGATTAAAAAACAACATAGTTAACATCGGAGGTGATAACATGCCAATTTACAGATACGTGTGCGAAAACTGCGGAAACGAAGAAGTTCACATGCATGGATTCAACGAATCTCCAACGATAGTATGCTCTTCATGTGGTGGCAAAATGGCGAAAACGATAGGAAGAGTAGGAATTGTATTCAAAGGTAGTGGTTTTTATATTACTGATAGTAGAAAATCAACAACATCAAAAAGCGAAAACGAATAACTAAAATTAAAGCCCCCGAATTCGGGGGCAAATTTTATCCTCTACAAAGGCTTACTTTATAATCCTTACGTTGGCTGCTTGAGGACCTTTTGCACCATTCTGAACATCAAACTCGACTTTGTCGCCTTCCTTGAGTGTCTTGAACCCTTCGACTTGAATAGCACTGTAGTGAACGAAGATGTCTTCTCCATCTTCTTTTGTGATGAAACCGTAGCCTTTCTTTGCATCAAACCACTTAACTGTACCTTTCATGTAACAACGCCTCCTAAAATCTTATTTACTCACCGCCGTCCTAATTACAGCGGTTGATCTATTATACACTAATAGGATTCGAAAGTCAATAGACTTTTTTGTTATGGAAAAACAATAAGAATGAAATCAGATAGAACATATCTTATCTAAAACCCTATAAACAAATTCTCTTATTACGGGAACAAAAAAGCCCCCATGATTTTGGGGGCTCATTTTCATCCTCTAAAGCTTACTTTGAAAGCCTCACGTTAGCTGCTTGAGGACCCTTTGCACCATTCTGAACATCAAACTCGACTTTGTCGCCTTCCTTGAGTGTTTTAAACCCATCAACCTGAATAGCGCTGAAGTGAACGAAGATATCTTCTCCGTCTTCTTTTGTAATGAAACCGTAGCCTTTCTTTGCATCAAACCACTTAACTGTACCTTTCATGCGATAACGCCTCCTAAAATCTTTCTTTCTAACCGCTCTTCTATTTTTCAGCGGATGATTGATTATACACCCCCGGTGAAAAAAGTCAATACCTTTTAAAAAATATTTTTTTGATTGAAGATAAACTCTTCAAATCCTTATTGATAATGCTATAATTAAATAATGCATATCGCGAAAGTTTTGTAGCTCAGGTAAAAAACACAGCAACTGGGTAAAACAAAGTTTCATAGTAGAACCTGTCCTCTGAAACTAATTTTGAACCCCCAAAGTTATCATAGTGTGGTACAGTGTTTCATAAGTCTTAAAACCTCTATAGGATATATCAGACCAAGTAGGGGAGGAAAAACATGAGAAAAGACAAAAAAACAGAAAAAGAGTACAGAAGATTAAACAAGATTTATCAACTTAGTCGAAGCGGAAAGCTGATGATAGAAAGAATCCGAAAAACGAAACTCAAAATAGGTTTAGTCGCCTCGTTAGTTTTTCTCATAACCTTTGTCACATTCTTCACTTTGATATTTCCTGAAAATAGTGTCTCAACCACCAAAAAATTGGAGAGCATAAGCATCTCTTCAAATAGTACAGCAACTTATTTGGAGACTACCCTGTCAACAACCATAACAGATAGCATTACTACAAACAGCACCGAAACATCTTTTTACGCCAAGATATATTCACCAACAACAAACGAACTC contains these protein-coding regions:
- a CDS encoding 2-oxoacid:ferredoxin oxidoreductase subunit beta is translated as MKVDKLLKYIREDRWPTVWCPGCGNGIILKSFLEAYDQTGLDPDQTAVVSGIGCSSRSTGYLDFNTMHTLHGRAIAFATGVALARPDFKVVVMGGDGDITAIGGNHFIHACRRNINLTVIIYNNMIYGMTGGQHSPTTPAGKIAGTMPFGNVEEQFDVVKLALSAGATYVARSTVYHYQLSVKYIKEALLHKGISVVEVLTNCHTYYGRYNGLREPWQMMDFFKNNTVMKEKADQMSEEELKDKIVIGVFRNDESKPDFYTRYRLTYANQNKGE
- a CDS encoding deoxycytidylate deaminase — encoded protein: MDLESYLKNVTIKESKDERESWDDYFKRLARLIAERSTCIHRKVGALIVKDKRILATGYNQPPSGFPHCDQIGCIRDDLDIPSGRNQEICYGLHAEQNALMQAAKFGISTAGAAIYVTHKPCSVCARLIINAGIKRVVYIEGYPDPLTDFFFKTCGIEVCGGGESEGR
- a CDS encoding methylated-DNA--[protein]-cysteine S-methyltransferase, encoding MEKFEISVVRAEIGSILIFTRNNICEQIQLIEEVLPEYGDNIFTRQIKEYLSGERKVLDFPVKYSTGVVFEKIWSYLKENVTYGKIITYGELAKICGTNARVVGYAMASNPLPLYIPCHRVVAKNSIGGFTARNGKSMIKWKEYLLKLEGSL
- a CDS encoding transglycosylase domain-containing protein, which codes for MKKFLFTLFLTFFFLSLFTPLVIYNRYTANLSAPQNKIPTSLVVEYSDGTPLYSPKTVWVDFDDIPVLVKDSVIVSEDKRFYTHSGVDLIGVARALFTIITTDEIQGGSTITQQLARTLYLSQERTWKRKIKEAIIALWLEQNYSKNEILEMYINSVYLGNGVYGFPAAAKFYFNKTLEQLTPLEIAMLTATLRSPEKANPLKELNKDFTKNVLRKMKEAGVLTELEYSRALEELRNITIKSTNDFARSFDQDLFWIVITELKELGFEIGDLRNGFRVRTTIDKKLQELLVSNITKDQWAGLIVEHTTGKIRAAYGLGIINGRRQLGSAIKPFYYYLAFMAGYNLDDILLDKPIKIGRWEPENFDKKFRGQVTIEYALAHSLNIPSIDLFLKLGQGNVTNFLKNTLMISGFYPNDATLALGTLETSVADVAQGYSAIFTGGLVIKPRIVEYVKDKNGYVYYSYTPALVNVVKPPKGFDKRTPLEASILTLRAMEKVVTEGTSRSAQMPGRKIYGKSGSAENYAWFVGGDGKYLFILARDNVKEVSGLVVTPKWREIAVKTEIGYTPISLPINSKIQRFNVMGDSETLAEPKTVTGEVSENATVNQQEVATSTVFQETNQDNLVKMSREEIISRVKTSSITANELVEVLKSYSPDERRAILSEVNSLSQELAAEVYQKLLDQGIEF
- the ndk gene encoding nucleoside-diphosphate kinase, whose translation is MERTFIILKPNAVRRGLIGEILKRFEQRGIKIVGLKFLWMTQEQCEKLYEPHKGKPFYEELVNFMMSGPVVAVVVEAPRVIEMVRHIVGATDPLKAEAGTIRGEFALTVTKNLIHASDSVENAEREMSIFFSPEDLIEYKLDIQDDI
- a CDS encoding Na+/H+ antiporter NhaC family protein is translated as MEHYGWLSLLPPVITVTLALLTKEVIFSLFAGVFAGYLIVNGWNPVTALIDATDGIANSLNDGWNIRIILFCALLGAFVGLMQATGAANAFGKWMASKVKSRKGTLIITWLFGIFIFIDDYFNSLTIGTVMRPVTDEQRISRAKLAYILDSTAAPVSVLAPISSWVVTIMSIIKGSDGFSKLGVSEFTFFILLIPINLYAILAILMVLQTILRKDFGPMAKSEDRALKGLGLYNEEFGQPTGEVKEGIVVKERARAIDMILPILVLVGLAVIFFPVTTYLGAIDGENIHTFSEAVKSMTLKEAFNNTDASKALFYASLFTLVFASIYFMVRGLLTVQKVGEAIVSGIKSMVPALVILTLAWTIGTVIKSSPEDGGLGLSKYLAHLVTSGGFPLWALPTVVFIVAAAISFATGTSWGTFAIMIPVAMPIAIALAEKIGANLLNSALVTVGASIGGAIFGDHCSPISDTTILSSTGAGCPHLEHVATQLPYAIFVMVVSAVGYLIAGIFDNPIAGFVSALVTFFVAYEVTIRVSKPAQE
- a CDS encoding ferritin-like domain-containing protein; the encoded protein is MTGKELFNIAIKVESTGYTYYSKLSEKATGQLKEFFKELAEQEREHARRFEELMKKYQEDPSLATWQNEEVSGYAETYAKAFIFPEIENETVPETIFGALRKAIEVEKDSIIYYNEIKQIVPDPKPVEEIINEEKEHLRKLSEKLQSEDLSTYSEGSMI
- a CDS encoding CapA family protein, which codes for MGKFSNVVFWSVLFYLNLFLCSLLFSIEITLSLVGDVMFHMPTVNSAYSNGKYHFENIFEHVKKYIEKSDIAFCNLETTLGGYPYTGYPRFSSPDEVLDALKYAGFDIINVANNHMLDRGVFGLRKTLEQIKRRGLIYVGARFTPLEKLYKIVEVKGLRISFVSFTYSTNGIPIDEKYKYMFMYISKQTLLSILDEMKKISEVVIVYFHYGNEYQTAPTKEQIELAYLALDNGADMVIASHPHVLQHVELVEYGPKTKLIAYSLGNFLSNMTAPGTDEGVILNITYHPVKGVLNVNPILTWVHRYTVANKFYYRILPVGDYLASTDRFLSKTDIKRLSQIAQKKLVERKGKRQPTSTNFIKSTTPLKNYFYNQLMNSLTFSY
- a CDS encoding FmdB family zinc ribbon protein, yielding MPIYRYVCENCGNEEVHMHGFNESPTIVCSSCGGKMAKTIGRVGIVFKGSGFYITDSRKSTTSKSENE
- a CDS encoding cold shock domain-containing protein, whose protein sequence is MKGTVKWFDAKKGYGFITKEDGEDIFVHYSAIQVEGFKTLKEGDKVEFDVQNGAKGPQAANVRIIK
- a CDS encoding cold shock domain-containing protein, with the translated sequence MKGTVKWFDAKKGYGFITKEDGEDIFVHFSAIQVDGFKTLKEGDKVEFDVQNGAKGPQAANVRLSK